The nucleotide window AGCTAATCGGACTGCGAATGGAAAATGATTTTGTGTTTGATGCGACTCACGGCCTGATTCTCAAATTTATTCGGGAAAATCAGCTTGACGGATTGCGCCTGGACCACCCTGACGGACTGTATAATCCATTGCAGTATTTCCGGCGCCTGACCGAAAGAATCAGGCAATCCCTGGAAACAGGCAATCCTGAAGAGATCGTGCCTGATATGCCGGCGTATATTGTCGCGGAAAAAATTCTGGCGGATTATGAGCGCCTTCCACAAGACTGGCCGGTTCATGGCACGACAGGTTATGATTTCGCAAGTCTGGTCAATGGTTTATTTGTGGATTCGAAGGCTGAAAAATCCATGACCGAAATCTACCATCAATTCATTGGCCGCAGGATGGATTGTAGTGAATTGCTGTATCAATGCAAAAAACTGATCATGAAAGTCAGTCTGGCCAGCGAACTCAATGTTCTGGCAAACCAGATCATTCATTTATGCGAGTCTGACTGGAAAACCCGGGATTACACACTGAATGAAGTGCGGCACGCACTCATGGAAATTCTGGCCTGTTTTCCGGTGTACCGTACTTATGTCACTGAAAATCATGTTTCTGAAACCGATGAGCAATATGTCAACTGGGCCGTGGCTAAAGCCAAAAAAAAATGTGTGAGCGCGGACACGGGTATTTATGACTTTATCCGGGATGTTCTTCTTCTACAGCGTATGCCGACCAAACCCGAAGCCGTTTATCAGAAGTTGATGACCCACATCGCCATGCGGTTTCAACAATACAGTTCCGTGGTCATGGCCAAAAGTTTTGAGGATACCGTTTTTTACATTTACAACAGGCTGACCTCGCTCAATGAAGTGGGCGGAGATCCCCGTAACTTCGGCGTGTCACTCAAGGCATTTCATCATCTGAATGAAGAGCGGATGTGCCACTGGCCTCATAGCATGCTCAGTACCTCAACCCATGATGCCAAACGTGGAGAAGATCTGAGAATGCGCCTCCATGTGTTGTCTGAAATTCCGGAAGAATGGCAGGAAAATGCTCTGAGCTGGCAAAAACTGAATGCGGGCAGGAAACAGGATATCGAAGGGCAAATTTGCCCTGACAGCAATGATGAATATCTGCTGTATCAAACTCTGTTAGGCGCATGGCCGGTAGAACCCATGACCGAGAAACATTGGCCTGTATTCATCAAACGCATTCAGGATTATATGCTCAAGGCTGTCAGGGAAGCCAAGGTTTTTAGCGCATGGATCAATCCTGATCTGGAATATGAGGCCGCATTGATGGATTTCATCCATGAATTATTGTCTCCTCCCGAACAAAGTCATTTTTTAAAACGATTTTTGCCATTTCAGCAGAAAGTCGCATGGATGGGATATTTGAACAGCCTGTCACAAGCGATTCTCAAGTTGACGGTTCCTGGTGTTCCTGACATTTATCAAGGATGTGAGGGCTGGAATCTGAGTCTGGTGGATCCTGACAACCGCAGACCCGTTGATTTTAAACAACGCCAACAAAACCTGAGTCACTTCAAAACACTGGAGGGGCAATCAGCAACGGACTGGATCGCGACGGTTCAGGGATTTCTGGAAAACCTGTCTGATTTTCAGATCAAGCAGTTTGTCATCTGGAGGATCCTTCAATTGAGAAACACTTTGAATGATTTATTCCGTTCGGGACAATACCATCCGCTACAGATCAGTGGGCAATATTCAGGGCATGTCTGCGCGTTTTCCAGAACGTTAGGCACGCAAACCATGATTGTAGTGGTTCCCATATTTTTTGCGGCCTTGTCTGAGGGGGGGAAACGGATGCCCCTTGGCCATGAAACATGGAAGCAGAATTTTATGGAACTTCCCGGAGAACCAGCGACAGGAAAATACCGGAATATTTTCACTCAGGAATATGTTTCTGTTGAGGATAAGAGTGGGCAGAGTTCTCTGGAGTTGGAAATTGTGCTCAAACATTTTCCCTGGGCGGTCCTGATTCAGGAAAGTTAGGAACATTCGAAAAATAAAATAGATAATTTCTCCGAACTATATTTCCTGTCGGGCACACGTAGAGACGCGCTATAGCACGTCTCTACAGACCAGAACACGTAGAGACGCGCTATAGCACGTCTCTACAGACCAGAACAGGAGAGACTGGATTGGGAAATGTTTACAACTTATTCTTTTGCCGTTCCTTAATTGTTAAGCCAGAGCACCAGTTTTCAAGATGAATTGAATTTTAAGGAGAGAAGTATGTCATCAAACTATTGGTATAAAAACGCGGTGTTTTATGAATTGAACATCCAGGGATATCAAGACTCCAATAATGATGGCAAAGGAGATTTTCCGGGTTTAACCACCAGATTGGATTATATAAAGGCTCTGGGAGTGGACTGTATATGGTTGCTCCCCATGTATCCCAGTCCCAAACGGGATGATGGTTACGATATCGCCGACTATTACAACATTCACCCTGATTATGGCACGCTCGAGGATTTTAAAATATTTCTGGATGAAGCGCATAAACGGGGTCTTCGTGTGATTGCCGATCTTGTTCTGAATCATACCTCTGATCAGCATCCCTGGTTTAAGGAAGCCAGAAAAGGACCCTCGTCGCCTTACTATGATTATTACGTGTGGTCCGATACCTCTGATAAATATAATGGGGTCCGGATCATCTTTGTCGATACCGAAGTGTCCAATTGGGCATGGTGTTCAGATTGCAAAATGTATTACTGGCATCGCTTTTTTTCACATCAACCGGATCTCAATTTTGATAATCCCGCGGTGAGAGATGAAATGAAAAACGTTCTCAAATTCTGGATGGATCTGGGGTTGGACGGATTTCGGGTCGATGCTGTGCCGTATCTTCTCGAGCGGGAAGGTTCCAACTGTGAGAATCTGCCTGAAACCCATGCGTATCTGAAAGAATTGCGTGCGTTTGTTGACGCGAATTACACGGACAAAATCCTGTTGGCGGAAGCCAACCAATGGCCGGAAGATCTGCTACCCTATTTCGGGGATGGGGATGAATTCCAGATGGCCTTCCATTTTCCATTGATGCCCAGAATGTTTATGGCATTACGCCAGGAACATCATGGTCCGATTGTGGATATCATTAAACGTACACCTCAAATTCCTGAAAACTGCCAGTGGGCGATCTTTCTGAGAAATCATGATGAATTGACACTGGAAATGTGTACTGATGAAGAACGTGACTATATGTTTTCCCGATATGCCAAAGAACCCCGAATGAAATGCAATATCGGCATACGGCGTCGTCTGGCTCCGTTGCTGGAAAATCACAGACTGGAAATGGAGTTGTTGTACTCGATTCTGTTTGCTCTTCCGGGGGCACCGGTCATCTATTATGGCGATGAAATTGGTATGGGGGACAATATTTACCTTGGCGATAGAAATTCGGTGAGAACGCCAATGCAATGGAACGATAATCGAAACGGAGGTTTTTCAGATTGCAAACCATCTTTGTTATATGCTCCGGTCATCATGGATGCCGAATACAGTTTTATGTCTGTTAATGTGTCCAATCAGATCAATGCCGCCCATTCATTCCTCAAATGGTTTAAACAAGCCATTCATCACCGGAAAAACTATACAGTGTTTGGTGAAGGAACGCTCAATTTTATTTATCCCGAAAATAAAAAAATATTGGCCTTCTTCCGTGAAGGATCCCTTCATACCATGCTGTGTGTGTTCAATCTGGCGGATTCTCCACAACCTGTAGAATTATTTATTTCCCAGATGGCAGGATACACCCCGATAGAAATCAATTATGGTGTCACCTTTCCTCAAATAGGGAAGCTGCCATATTTTCTGACCTTGGGAAGGTATGGATATTATATTTTTGAATTAAGGAATGAAAGGCACCTTTCAAATCCCGATTGACAGTTTGTCCTCTCGACGAAGGAGAGATCCGGTTCGCCACGTTTTAAGATCCCTCGTCGCTCGTATCTCGCTCTGTCGGGATGACAGAGGCAAACTGTAAAGTACTTTTGACTGATTTTGAAAGGTGCCGAATGAAAATTAAATAAGGCGATAGTCATCGTTTCGCCAATGAGTGTTGCAAACCGGGCAGAACGATGCCGGGAACGGTAGCCCCGGGTTACGTCCCGGGGAAGGCGACAAACCGTGGAATTTCATCGGGACGTAACCCGATGCTCCCCTCTTCGAAAGGGTATTTACCCTCGATGATTCCCGCATTTTCTTTACCGGCAATCGTCTGAAACTGGTGAAACGATGACTAAAGCCCATTGAGGTTTATTTTTTACCTCCAGAAGGGGGACCCAAAATGCCGTTGGCTACAGGAATCCCCTTCAAAAATTTGAAGAGGTCACTCTCTGTGGAAAGTACCAGGGTGGTGTTTTCACCAATCATGGCTTTGTAGGACTGCATGGTCCGTGTGAATTCATAAAAGGCCACTGCCTCATGACTCTGATTGTAGGCTTTGGCGTAGATTTCGGTCGCCTTTGCATCAGCCGCCCCACGAATCTCTTCGACCTGCCGGTAAGCTTCTGATTGAATTTTATTCAAGTCCCGCACACGATTACCCCGGATTCTGGCGGCCTCGCCGTTACCTTCTGACAAAAAGCGTTCGGCGATTTGCCGCCGTTCGCTGATCATTCGGTCATAGATCTTCGGACGCACACTTTCATTGTAGTTGATCCGTTTGAACCGGATATCGAGCAATTCAATCCCGAACACTCGAACCTTTTCAGCCGCGGCGGTAAAGATATCCCGCTCGACCTGTTTTCGTCCTTTCACAATTGGCACCAGGGCCCCAATATCCTGTTTCAGTTCCGCATCGGTCAGGAGGGCATCACGTAAGGGCACGCGATCACTGGTAGTACGGATGAGTTCAATCAACTCATACTTGGCAATGGCGTTACGGGTCTCACTGCCTAAAATGTCGTCCAATCGAGACTGAGCGCTCCGTTCATCCCTAATCCGCAAAAAATATTGGAGGGGATCGTTAATCCGCCAGCGAGCAAACAGATCTACCGAGATGTAAAGTTTGTCCTTGGTGGGCATATCCGAAGGAGACCCATCCCACTCGAGGATGCGTTTGTCAATGGGATTTACCTCTTGAATGAAGGGTACTTTGAATTTTAGACCGGCGGAAGTCACCGGGGTCCCGACAGGTTTGCCGAACTGGGTAATAATCATTTGCTGGACTTCACTGACTGTATAAAGCGAACTCATCAAGGTATACATTCCTAAACCCAAAAGAGCCAGGATGGCGATTTTTTTGATATCATTCATAGTTTTTCTCCTTTTTGAGAATTAACATTGAGCAAGGGAAGGAGGTTACGCATTTGTTCATCAACCACGATCTTGGCGCGTATGCTCGGCATGACTTCTTGCAGGGTCTCAATGTAGATGCGACGGAGAGTGACTTCCGGTGCCTTGGTATATTCAGCCAATAAGGCATTGAATCGAGCGACATCCCCTTCCGCTTCATTAATACGCTTGAGCCGATACCCGTCAGCCTCACGGATGCGCTGATCTTTTTCACCTTCAGCCAGTGGGATCACCTTATTGTAATCGCGCCGGGCCTCGTTGATCAGTTTTTCTTTTTCCTGCTGAGCCTGATTGACCTCGTTGAATGAAGCCTGCACCGGTTCGGGAGGATTGATATTTTTCAATTGGACCTGATCGATACTGATCCCCATCGTGTATTTGGTAGTGAGTTCCTGCATCTTGATCAGCGATTCCGTTTCGATTTCCTGTCGGCCAATGGTAATCACTTCGTCCACGGTGCGATCACCAACCACTTCCCGCATGACGGACTCAGACACGTAGCGCAGCGTTTCACTAGGCTCCCGAACCTCGAACAGAAATTTAACAGGATCCGAAATGCGGTATTGAACCACCCATTCTACCAGGGCGGCATTCAGATCGCCTGTCACCATCTCCGTTTCTCGCTTTCCGTCGCGGGAAACCTGGTAGGGGTCCTGAGCACCGGGGGTGAAAAATCCGAATTCCTGCTTCAATTGCCGTTTGACCGGAACGAGAGTAGCCTGGTCGATGCCTAAAGGTAGCTTGAAATGCAAACCGGGCGGAACGTCATACAGATAGGCCCCGAAACGTTGCACCACAGCGACAGAATCGCTCGGTACCGTGTAATAAGAAGTCCAGGCGCCCAGGCCTGCCAAGGCGATGAGCACCACGATAATAATTCCCTTTGGCCCCCCCATGGGTAGCATTTGCTTGAACCGTCCCTGTATTTGATTGAGCAACTCATCTATATCGGAACCGGGCGTGTTGCGATGCCCCCAAGGGCCTCCCGGTCGGTCGTTACCATTATTGGATGTCATTTGGATGTCCTTTCAATATTTAATAATTTATTATTTTTTCTGACACAATCATCAGCTTCCCCTTCATAACGAGTTGAAAGGGTATTATATATTTAAACCGGTTACCAGATAAATGGGGTTGGTCAGATTTTCGGCCACTTTAGATCAAATAAACCAATCCTAAGGAACGTTCAAAAAATAACATGGCTAAATATTTTCCAGATCATGAATCCGTGAATGACGCTTTGTGGTTATTGGCATCTCTTATGAAAAAACAAGAACAGAGAATTGCCGGACAAAACGTTTGACCTGATTGTTTTCCAAGCCTTTCCGCTTTGCTCCACTCTGCTCCAATCAACAGGTCAACAAGTGATGGAACCAGACCAATCGTGTTGCAATGTGGTCGCAAAATTATTGGTATCGAATCCGTGATAACATGTTCGTTGAACACCGGTTCTGATAGCAAAACACGAAAACGCCTTCCCGAGTCGTTGTTTTATGAGTTGTTCGTGAGACGGGAACACCTTTGGTAAAAGAAGCCAAATCCAGTTGGCGTCAGTTCGTGATCGAATCAGGAAAATAGTCAGAAGTGTTCAACGGAATATGGTCGTTATTTAAAAATGCCGAGTTTTCGAAAAACGCATTGAACCCTGAAATATTGGTTCGATCTGTTTCCGGAATTTCAAGCCATGAATAGACCTGCGCAATCGTCCAACCGTCAACAAAGAATCCTGATATTTCAGCACAGTTGTCGTCAGAAACAATGGCGGGATTCAATCCGTTTTGCACACAGACGGTTGCCTGGTTGGTGCCCTGATAATCGGCTTTGACCATATAAAATCCTTCAATCCATGTGTTGTTTTGTGAATCATAACCAGCTTTCCCCAAGGCTACCAAATGATTTCCCTGGTCATTGCTGATAGTATTTTCCACAGTGCTGATCCGTTTGACAATAAATTTATGGGTAGTCACGTTGGTGATGACCACCGTCCGCCGATTGGAAGCATTATCCGGTCTTCCGTAATCCCAGTTATCCGCAAGATTGAAGGCCAGAATGACAGCGTCTCCGTTTTTCAGATACGATTGATTGATATCTGAAAAAGTCGCACCAAAGCTTTCAGCATATTGTTCTTTGCGAGTGACAAGGCTGGCAAAGGTCTGGTTGTCTTTTGCCTTACTGTATAGAAAATAGGTGGTGTTATTGTCAGATGTTTCTGAACCGGCACAATCAAACAATGAACCGAAATCAATTAAAAACCGGGTCGCATTTTCTGGAGTGATGATTGGTGTATGGTTGGTGAGTTCTTTGCCATTTCCTGAAGCACAACTTTTATAGCCACC belongs to SAR324 cluster bacterium and includes:
- the hflC gene encoding protease modulator HflC yields the protein MNDIKKIAILALLGLGMYTLMSSLYTVSEVQQMIITQFGKPVGTPVTSAGLKFKVPFIQEVNPIDKRILEWDGSPSDMPTKDKLYISVDLFARWRINDPLQYFLRIRDERSAQSRLDDILGSETRNAIAKYELIELIRTTSDRVPLRDALLTDAELKQDIGALVPIVKGRKQVERDIFTAAAEKVRVFGIELLDIRFKRINYNESVRPKIYDRMISERRQIAERFLSEGNGEAARIRGNRVRDLNKIQSEAYRQVEEIRGAADAKATEIYAKAYNQSHEAVAFYEFTRTMQSYKAMIGENTTLVLSTESDLFKFLKGIPVANGILGPPSGGKK
- the hflK gene encoding FtsH protease activity modulator HflK gives rise to the protein MTSNNGNDRPGGPWGHRNTPGSDIDELLNQIQGRFKQMLPMGGPKGIIIVVLIALAGLGAWTSYYTVPSDSVAVVQRFGAYLYDVPPGLHFKLPLGIDQATLVPVKRQLKQEFGFFTPGAQDPYQVSRDGKRETEMVTGDLNAALVEWVVQYRISDPVKFLFEVREPSETLRYVSESVMREVVGDRTVDEVITIGRQEIETESLIKMQELTTKYTMGISIDQVQLKNINPPEPVQASFNEVNQAQQEKEKLINEARRDYNKVIPLAEGEKDQRIREADGYRLKRINEAEGDVARFNALLAEYTKAPEVTLRRIYIETLQEVMPSIRAKIVVDEQMRNLLPLLNVNSQKGEKL
- the treS gene encoding maltose alpha-D-glucosyltransferase, with the protein product MSSNYWYKNAVFYELNIQGYQDSNNDGKGDFPGLTTRLDYIKALGVDCIWLLPMYPSPKRDDGYDIADYYNIHPDYGTLEDFKIFLDEAHKRGLRVIADLVLNHTSDQHPWFKEARKGPSSPYYDYYVWSDTSDKYNGVRIIFVDTEVSNWAWCSDCKMYYWHRFFSHQPDLNFDNPAVRDEMKNVLKFWMDLGLDGFRVDAVPYLLEREGSNCENLPETHAYLKELRAFVDANYTDKILLAEANQWPEDLLPYFGDGDEFQMAFHFPLMPRMFMALRQEHHGPIVDIIKRTPQIPENCQWAIFLRNHDELTLEMCTDEERDYMFSRYAKEPRMKCNIGIRRRLAPLLENHRLEMELLYSILFALPGAPVIYYGDEIGMGDNIYLGDRNSVRTPMQWNDNRNGGFSDCKPSLLYAPVIMDAEYSFMSVNVSNQINAAHSFLKWFKQAIHHRKNYTVFGEGTLNFIYPENKKILAFFREGSLHTMLCVFNLADSPQPVELFISQMAGYTPIEINYGVTFPQIGKLPYFLTLGRYGYYIFELRNERHLSNPD